The proteins below come from a single Terriglobales bacterium genomic window:
- a CDS encoding Ku protein, whose product MPSSVWTGYLTFGLISMPVRLFSGARGARVSFHMLHRDDRARVKQQLVCSEEDKPIDRSEVVKGYEYAKGEYVVIEPDEIKKIEPKTAKAMEILEFVKEEEIDPVYFESSYYLMPEEAGRRPYALLSKAMEDTGYLAIAKLTMHNREYTVILRPHKGGLMLHTMYYKDEVKEVEAFGRPDVELKDAEVKVANQLIEALAGPFEPEKYKDTFEENVKQLIKAKLEGKEMAPTPKVPKPAPVVDLMSALKQSLEQMEKKGPQRVAAAQAGSATHHVRRPASRRRG is encoded by the coding sequence ATGCCATCGTCAGTTTGGACCGGTTACCTGACCTTCGGACTTATCTCGATGCCGGTGCGCCTGTTCAGCGGCGCGCGCGGCGCCCGCGTCTCTTTCCACATGCTGCATCGCGACGATCGCGCGCGGGTGAAGCAGCAGCTGGTGTGCTCGGAAGAGGACAAGCCGATCGACCGCAGCGAGGTGGTGAAGGGCTACGAGTACGCCAAGGGCGAGTACGTGGTGATCGAGCCGGACGAGATCAAGAAGATCGAGCCCAAGACCGCCAAGGCGATGGAGATCCTGGAATTCGTGAAGGAAGAGGAGATTGATCCGGTTTACTTCGAGTCTTCGTATTACCTCATGCCCGAAGAAGCGGGACGGCGTCCGTATGCGCTGCTCTCCAAGGCGATGGAAGACACCGGCTATCTGGCCATCGCCAAGCTCACCATGCACAACCGCGAGTACACGGTGATCCTGCGCCCGCACAAGGGCGGGCTGATGCTGCACACCATGTACTACAAGGACGAGGTGAAGGAGGTCGAAGCGTTCGGGCGTCCGGACGTAGAGCTGAAAGACGCCGAGGTGAAGGTCGCCAACCAGCTCATCGAGGCGCTGGCGGGGCCGTTCGAGCCGGAAAAATATAAAGACACGTTTGAAGAGAACGTGAAGCAGCTCATCAAGGCGAAGCTCGAAGGGAAGGAAATGGCGCCCACGCCCAAGGTCCCGAAGCCCGCGCCGGTGGTGGACCTTATGTCGGCCCTGAAGCAGAGCCTGGAGCAGATGGAGAAGAAAGGTCCGCAGCGCGTTGCGGCGGCGCAGGCCG